The genomic window ATCAACAAGATAATTTAAAAATAAAAATGGCAATTCCTAATTTTATTTTAGAAAAGAAAAAAGAGTTAAGAAAGTAAAAAGAACATCTAAAAAATAAAAAGGGAAATAAAATGTTTGGAATGGCAACCCTTTTTAGGACAATTTATGGGACGCATAAAGTTTTGTTAGGTAGTAAAAAAAGATTTAAATAATTTTGAAAGAAAAATAATCATAATTTAATTATCATTTTATTTGAAAAATAAATAATAAAACAAAATATTTAATATCAACAAACATAATCTCAATAAAAGATTATAAAAACTAAAAAAACGCTTATAAAAACAACATCAAAATAATTTTTTACAACAAAAATCATACATAAGAATATATACTTAATTTGCATATTGAAATAATTTATAATAAATGATTATTTTTTCTTTTTCTAAAAATACCTAAGAAAACTAAACGCGACCTTATACATTTTTGATTGTACAAATGCTGTAATATATTGATATAATCATAAAATAGATAATTAGAGAAGAGGATATAATTAATGAAACGAATTAATACTGATAAAAAATATCAATGAGATTTAAGTTATTTATTTACTAGCGATGATGAATGAGTGAAGGCGTTACAAAACTATATTAATCATTATGGGAAATTGTATAATTTAAAAGGAAAATTACATCAACAAGAAAATTTTAAGCAATATGTTTTATTATCAGAAGCGGGAGAAATTTTAAATGCAAAACTTTCTCAATATTTACATTATGGTAGTTTAGATACTACTGATGAACGGTTTATTAATTTAAGTAATTTAATGATGAATGAATCATTAAAAATTCAAACTAAAATGTCATTTGTTGAACCGGAATTAAAACAAATTGGTGTGGAAAAAATTATGCAAATGTTAGCAAGTGATTCTGAATTAGCAAATTTTGAATATGATTTTCGGTCATTTTTTGAAAAAGTAAAATATTTATTAACAAAAGAACAAGAGGAATTATTAAATAATGTTGCTAAAACGCGAAGTACTAGTTATCAACTTTATGATTTATTAGCATATGCTGATAAGGAAAAACAATATCTCGATTATGATGGTGAAAAACAGGAATTAACAGAATCATTGGCAACTACAATAGCACAATTATCACGTCCAAAAGAAGATCAAAAATTAAGACGAGAAGCTAGTATTTTATTAAACAAACATTTAATTACAAAGAAGCATTCATTAGCTAAAGTGTATGAAGATATTATTCAATTTAGTGTTGAAGAAGTTAAATTAAGAAACTATGAAAGTTCATTGCAAGCATCATTATTAGGTGATAAAATATTGCCAGATATGTATTTAAATTTATTAGAAGTTGGAAAAGAATATATAAATTTATATCGTCGTTTTATTAAAATTAAACAAAAATATTTTCAATTAGATAAGTTTTATGCGACTGATAGTTATTTATTAATTAACAAAACGGAAAATAATGAGTATTCTGTTATGCAAGGGATTGCGATGGTAAGAGCAGCTTTTCAACCATTGGGAGAAGAATATTTAAAGATGTTAGATATTGCTTTATCACCAGGGCGAATTGATTATTTTGAAGATACTAACAAACGCAGCGGGGCATATTCGTCATCAGGCAAAGGTGTTGAACCAATTATTTTAATGAATTGAGATGATTCATTACGGTCTGTTGCTACTTTAGCACATGAATTAGGTCATTCCGTGCATACATTATTTTCTAATAAATATCAACCGCCTAATTTAGC from Spiroplasma endosymbiont of Agriotes lineatus includes these protein-coding regions:
- the pepF gene encoding oligoendopeptidase F, coding for MKRINTDKKYQWDLSYLFTSDDEWVKALQNYINHYGKLYNLKGKLHQQENFKQYVLLSEAGEILNAKLSQYLHYGSLDTTDERFINLSNLMMNESLKIQTKMSFVEPELKQIGVEKIMQMLASDSELANFEYDFRSFFEKVKYLLTKEQEELLNNVAKTRSTSYQLYDLLAYADKEKQYLDYDGEKQELTESLATTIAQLSRPKEDQKLRREASILLNKHLITKKHSLAKVYEDIIQFSVEEVKLRNYESSLQASLLGDKILPDMYLNLLEVGKEYINLYRRFIKIKQKYFQLDKFYATDSYLLINKTENNEYSVMQGIAMVRAAFQPLGEEYLKMLDIALSPGRIDYFEDTNKRSGAYSSSGKGVEPIILMNWDDSLRSVATLAHELGHSVHTLFSNKYQPPNLAQYPIILAEVASTFNEHLLFKYLYMQVKEKDEQIYLLETRINDLMATFFRQIQFAKFELEAHKLVEQEQPINASILAKLFKDISIEYGYDVYDEIADDAIYAWPRILHFFNSPYYVYKYATSVATSFKLYDDFEKGNKDNILNFLKAGGHKEPMLILQDVVGIDLALKATYIPLMEHLKQLLDELEKLL